The Cystobacter fuscus DSM 2262 region GCGCAGGAGGTCTACTTCCTCCAGAACGCGGTGGGCGCGGTGCTGGGCCCGCAGGACTGCTTCCTGCTCCAGCGCGGCATCAAGACGCTGGGCGTGCGCCTGGAGCGGCAGGTGAAGACGGCAGCGGGGCTGGCCCGCTGGCTCGCGGACAGGCCCGAGGTGAAGGAGGTGTTCTACCCGGGGGCGGGCGCGGTGGTGTCCTTCCGGCTCGCGCGCGACGAGTGGGCGGCCCCCTTCGTGGAGGCGCTCCAGTTGCCCCTGCTAGGCGTGTCACTGGGCGCGGTGGAGAGCATCGTCACGGTGCCGGCCCGGCACTCGCATGCATCCGTGCCCGCGCCCGAGCGGCAGCGGCGCGGCATCACCGATGGGCTCATCCGCTACTCGGTGGGGCTGGAAGACCTGGAGGATCTGCAGGAGGACCTCGCGCTCGCCTTGGGACAAGCGGTACGCGTGGCGGCGTGAGTGTTCTCCCAAGCCCCCCGGTCCACGGGGGCAGGGGAGGACCTTCTCGCATTTTCCCTGGAGTCGCGTCCCGGCCGTCCTTGAGAGGGGAGCCTGTGGCAATCTCCTCAGAGGTGGGGTGGGGGCACCGTCGACGGGACCGCGCTCGACGGCACGAGCGCCCCTCACGGCAGTGGACGCCACCACAGGCCCTTCAAGTCCGCCTGCTCACAGGCCCGCCTCGCCTCTTCCGAGAAGCAATAGAAGACCAACCCGGGGACGAAGAATACCGGAGGAAATCCTCCCTCGGGTTTTCGGAACTCGAAGTGCTGGGCATCCTCGACTCCCAGATAGGTCTCTCCACTCTTGCGGAACGACGTCCCGTTCACCAGGGTCCGATCATGATCGAGGCAGTCCAGCCGCTCCGCGAGTTGCAAGATGACGAAGTCATCGTTGCGCAGCGAAGGATCCTGCACCTGGTACGAGGTGCGCCGCCGCGGGTAACCCGCGTAGACGAGTTTCTTGACCTTGCTTGAGTAGATGACCGTCGAAATGGCACGGTGACGAAATGGTCCCACGGACTCCAGTACCCGCATCATCCTCTTGGACATGAGCAGGAGGTTCAGGGGGGAGGTGAAGACATGATCAAGCCACGCCAGGTTCTTCAGATCTCCCAGGAACTCCATGACGGGAGGGGCTCCGCACAATTGATGATAATCAATGTCCGGATCGAAGAACATCGCTCGCTCGAACCCATCGAACTCGATGATCGTGGCATCGAACACGTCTTCTTTTTCGATGTGGGATGTGTCGGCGTTCAGTGCGTAGATCATGCGATGAGTTCGGTTCCTTCGGCTCTGAATTTCAACATGGCCAGCTTGTACACGGGTTTTCCCTTGACCTCGACGTGAATGCCATCCTCTATGAGTTCTTTGACGACCTTGTCCGGCAGGCCGCCGTTCTTGATCTGATTGCGGAGTTTGTCCTCGACCTTTTTGATTGCCCGTTCGATCAATTCGAGCTTGACGTCACGCTGCAAGATTTTTCCGCCTTGCGTGAGACCGTTCAACTCCTTGGTGAGCAGGTCATCCACATGGTTGCTGTAGTTCTTGTGGTTGCCCAAATGGACGTAAATCCCATCGTCCACATGCTCGACGGCTGAGGGCATGTCGATCATGTTCGACCCGCGATCAATCGTGTAGTTGTTCAGACGCTCGTAGGCCTCGCGTATCAAGGGGTTCTTCTGGGCCACTCCGTCTGGAATCAAGTGATGCAGTTGGGATTTGCCCTGGCTGATTCGGGCCGCGGCTTCGGCGCACGCCACCTCTCCATGTTCTTTCCTGACCAGCTCCAGGAAGTTCTTCCTGTAGCGGCTATACACGCTGATGCGGGTGCCTTCGCCCGTCTTGAGGGCGATCAGCCCCTTTTCCGTCATCGTGAGCTGCGCATACTCGTTCCCCTTCGCCTTGCCTGAGAGCCTGCGCACATAGCCCAGCTGACCCTCGCTGTCCTTGACCAACTGGTAGCCCGCCTGCTTTAGCTTTCCCTCGAACCGGGTGAACTCAGACGTGCCCGGCTTGGGAACACGTCTGCCCACGAGGTCCTTGATCCCCTCCCAGTTCTGGACCTTCTCCATCAGCTGCTCCAGCTTCGCGTCGCTCAGTGGCCGATCGGTCAGCGGAACCTCCTTGGGAGGGTTCTTCGCCGGGGTCTCCTTGGAAGAAGTCGTCTTCGTCTTCGCTGCCGCCGCCTCCGACTCGGCGCCTGCTTCCGACGCGACCTGGAGCTTGGGCGCGACGGGCACCTCCCTCGTGGTGGTGATGCTGCCCCGCTTGAAGACGGGTACGGCGACGGTGCCGCCATGGCTGCCCTGCACGGCCATCCATTCGATTTGTGGCGGGGTGATCCTCACGTTCTTTGCTAGCGACAAACCCTTGGTGAGATTCCCCTTCATGCCCAGGAAACCCAGGGCGGCCATGGCGATGCTCGCCAGCATGTGAAGGAAGTACCTGCTGGCCTCCGCGAGCCTCTGCGGATTGCCCTGGGCCGTCCACGCGGTCCTGAGCCAGAGCATGGCGTATTTGGTGGCCGCGACCCCCGCCTGGACCAACCCCTCGGCCCCAAAGGCCGCCAGTCCGAGCTGGATGAGCGCCGCCGCGAGCTGCCCGACTCCCGTCGGACTCACCGCCAGGACGGCAGAGAGGCATTCCAGGGAGAGGAACAACACCACGGTGCCGATGATCACCGGCAGGTGTTCGAGGACCGCCTTCCCGTACTCGCCGATGAAGACCTCACGGACATGGTCGGGCGCCATCTGCACGGAGGCGAGGATGTCTCCCAGCGAGTGCATCATTTGCCGGACCCGGGCGA contains the following coding sequences:
- a CDS encoding AHH domain-containing protein; this encodes MTQHWKLTGRGGSSNFILVLKKDRALLASYPAAPLATLRPLLDYWLAHAQEQKILRAIDEAVSKALFPSVPVTQPTVAQLKNRLLNSFQFGRLFASEFKYATKQLEEIVLVSLKNVPTWLQGEALQLEVARRVGKLQREDALALIRSGKVPDLANLQNPGTGSISVALSASQYALLVRSADLRSGRGSPAPMADKTSTLRRIKPGTRGFIINKDGSHLRTVPYELDRNAPFAVKGVLPPGTPVVVIGHHPQKPEWLHVSTCVQRTLVHGYVQHFRVTTELPEPTATLHYVQQGERLEPIAARCYRQGIEPGRDLRFYENVILYVNEQYHQKGVRRVDGDVQLVAGEFIWLVSVDFANRLEKVVKSGSITGGLFARVRQMMHSLGDILASVQMAPDHVREVFIGEYGKAVLEHLPVIIGTVVLFLSLECLSAVLAVSPTGVGQLAAALIQLGLAAFGAEGLVQAGVAATKYAMLWLRTAWTAQGNPQRLAEASRYFLHMLASIAMAALGFLGMKGNLTKGLSLAKNVRITPPQIEWMAVQGSHGGTVAVPVFKRGSITTTREVPVAPKLQVASEAGAESEAAAAKTKTTSSKETPAKNPPKEVPLTDRPLSDAKLEQLMEKVQNWEGIKDLVGRRVPKPGTSEFTRFEGKLKQAGYQLVKDSEGQLGYVRRLSGKAKGNEYAQLTMTEKGLIALKTGEGTRISVYSRYRKNFLELVRKEHGEVACAEAAARISQGKSQLHHLIPDGVAQKNPLIREAYERLNNYTIDRGSNMIDMPSAVEHVDDGIYVHLGNHKNYSNHVDDLLTKELNGLTQGGKILQRDVKLELIERAIKKVEDKLRNQIKNGGLPDKVVKELIEDGIHVEVKGKPVYKLAMLKFRAEGTELIA